The window CTGGAATATGGAACATTTGGGTTTCCCCCCGGTTCCACCTTCATAACGCCACCTTTTATTGATTTTGGTATCCTTGTAGTATTTTGATATGCAAAAGTTAATTCTTAAAATTGTTTCCCTTCTGGAAATTGCCAGCACTCTTAATGGTCCACCTACAAATGTGGCCTTTTGGGGAAAAATTACAATCTAGTAGGTGAGTCTCCTTATGGAGGGTTTGTATTTAAAGCCTAGAGGGATGGCAGGAATTCGGAAAATCCAACACATCATAAATGGAAAAATCTCTTAGTCTTTCTACTGGGATAGTATCCCTCTATGAGATgtagaatattttattttttcttctttctggaATTTCAGCTCTCTTTCCTTCATGTATGTCTCTGATTTTTGCATcaataaaatatctaaaaaattttgatgtttAAGAGCATGTTATTTGCAGTCCAAATCTTACTTGGTTTGTTCATGTTCTCGGAAGTTGCATACCAAAAGCTAGAATTctgaaagaaaatggaaaaagattATTAAGGCTGTTTTTGTTTCCACTTGGAATGAAATCATTTTATTTGAGTTTCCAAACATTCATGTGCATGAGGTATTGCTTCTGAATGGACTCATATCAGAGTACACTTATTAGTTATTAGAAATGGAAAGAGAAATGACCCATAAAAAAGGTAAGAGAAATGAGTCATTCTAGGTCTGTTTGAGATAAAGATGTTCCTGTTTAGTTATGAATGAGAATGAATCCATTTTTGGTGAAGACTCAATTGTATGGTCAATCATTGTGGGTATAATGGTTGATGCCCAGGAACAAGTTACATATGGTGTATGCAGTCCGATGCAATGGAAAACCAAATGCACTCACATACTGCTTATTTATAGGTTATAAGCTAAGATTAAAGTTTTTCAAATGCTTTTGCTGAACATTCTTTTCATAATTGGGTGAACAAATTCCTCAGAACTTGGATCTTCATTGTTATTGTTGATACTCTAAAAGTACTCATCGGCCAGAAAATATCTAGCTGCATAAACTTTTTTAGTTATTTGGTACCAATACCCTAAATTCATCTGTGATTCTTAGTTTCTGAACTACTGTTCTTAACTTCTGATGATCCTTTCTTGATACAGAATCTTGTGCTGCAACTCGATCTCTACAAAAAGCTGGGAAAGCACAGAGGTTGTGTGAACACTGTCAGTTTTAATGCTGTAGGTGACATTCTTGTGTCAGGCTCAGATGATCGGATGATTAAGCTGTGGGATTGGGAAGCTGGACTTGTCAAACTTTCTTTCCACTCGGGGCACACTAACAATGTTTTCCAAGCAAAGATTATGCCATTCACGGATGATCGTAACATTGTCTCATGTGCTGCTGATGGGCAGGTAAATTTTTGGCTTAGGGAGGATTCTCAATTCAGAACTGCAAGATAGTAAATTCCATCCAACCTTTTTCGGATTTATCTTGCACCCATGGTGCAGTTCTAAGCCCTACTTTTCGTGGTGGATTGCACATAGGAGACTTCTTAGCCTAGAACCAAGAACCATTcgcttttatagttttattttatcCCAACTCTCCATCGTATGGATCATAAATTGTATCACTAATCAGTATCTCAGAATGTTCTGAAGTGTGGAGAGTACTTCAACTTGAATGGTATTGGGCTAGATCTCAGTTGACCACCTGTACTATGCACGTCTAAGTGCATGTGTAGCTCACTGGTACTATAGCCTCAAGTCCCAGCAATGTTGTCTGGGTGGTATCCTTCATGAAAAATTCTAATTTGACATAGCTTTAGAAACTTATGGTTTTGCAACATTTTTTGAGCTTGCAGACTGGATTCCTAATGAGAATGTCTTTTCATCCTTGTCAAATTTAAGGTAAGGCATTCTAAGATCCTTGAAGATGGAAAGGTGGAGACAGTAATGGTCGGGAAGCATCAGGGAAGTGCTCATAAGTTGTCTATTGAGCCTGGAAGCCCTCACATATTTTACACCTGTGGCGAAGATGGGTTGGTCCAGCATGTGAGTTGTGATCTATCATTCTCTCTAACCCTTTGCTTGTTGGTTCTTTTTTGATCTCTGTGGAGGAAATCTATTAGGCATAGATGTTAGGTGTGACACTCCAACCATCTGATGGGCCCAGCAAGAAGATCTCTTAATATGAAGACTTGCTGGGACCCATCACctcctaaagaaaaaaaaaatcattgtgttcTCTTAATtcgcaaaataaaataaaaggtggGAGGTGAGTAGCCTAAGATTGGGTTGTTTCTTGGCTTTTGATATTAGATTCTTGGTTGTACGGTAACTGACAACATGCatgttctttcatttttatcatGTTGTCAGTGTACCTTCCTGGATTATCAGCCTCAAATTGTGACTTAGATTTCCTCTATTTTCTCATAATCCATGTAACCCTGAAACTAGATTTCTCACAGTTTGATCTGAGAACTGGAATTGCTACTAAGCTCTTCGCATGCAAATCTTTCCGTGATAAATCAAGATACGGCATTGTTCGTCTAAACACAATCACAATAGATCCAAGAAATCCAAATTTCTTTGCTGTTGGGGGCTCTGATGAATATGCTAGGCTTTATGACATCCGCAGATACAAGTGGGATGGATGTACTGATTTTGGTCAACCTGTGAATTCCTTCTGCCCCTCACATCTGATCGGTGATATGGAGGCGGAAATAACAGGCTTATCCTTCTCATATCAGAGTGAGCTTCTTGTGTCTTACAAGGATGAGCAGATCTATCTTTTCACGAGGGATATGGGACTGGGACCCAATCCAATTgaatcatcattatcatcatcttcTGGGGATTGTGAAGCCACTAGAACAGAATCTGATCCAGTCTCCATATCATCTGCATCTACCCAGTATTCTGATAAGAGATCTATGCCCCAAGTTTATACTGGGCATATGAATGGCGAAACGGTGAAGGGTGTTGGTTTCTTTGGCCCCAAATGTGAGTATGTGGTGAGTGGATCAGACTGTGGTCGTATCTTTATTTGGAACAAGAAAGGTGGGCAAGTTATGCGTGCAATGGAAGCAGACAAGCATGTCGTTAACTGTATTGATCCACACCCTCATGCCACCTTTCTCGCTAGTAGTGGCATTGAGAATGATGTCAAAATATGGATTCCCAAGGCCTCTGAGAAAGCTTCCCTGCCGGTGAACCTTGAACAGGTAtgcctttttattttaaaagaatgtAGAGCTTACACTGAGACATGGCTTATGGTATTCTGTGTTGAATCTTGAACGTGGGGCAGCTCAAAACTTTGTTTCTTTGTGACGCCCTTTTTCAGTGTGTTTGTGTGGTTGCGTTACAAATATTTTGTGGAATTTAGTTATTCATGGGTACATTTTAATGGTGGTCAGTTGGTGGTATGTTTTAATGTAGTTGCTCCCTAGTTTTGTGTACATTTTGACCTGATAACAACCATGGACCTGGTCTCTTACCAAAAATATTCTTCTTAGATGACCTTAGTCATCCAATTTGATGTTTTACCTGAACCATTGTCTTTTCAGACTATCAAAATGGACACTTTTGATTGGATGATTACCATCATCATAAAGGGTACGCTTTTTGGCTTAGGTATCAATATGAAGATCTGGCTGCCGGTTATAATAGCATTACTCTGTACTTTCCGTGGGATGTCAATTAGCTTCTACAATGTTTCTTAGACTAATTTTAGGCTGTGACTACCTCTGTGATTAGttaatttctgtttttctttccgGACTCCTTATTTGATTTGTGACTTGTGAtcacttttattattttaacttgttaaaaataatatatgctAATACTTTTTTTTACTAGTAGAAGGTTTATGGCTCACCTTTTGAACTTACTTTCATTTAGTacttattttttcctttgtttattttttattgggaaAATGTTTGTATTTTTAGTGGTCTATCCGAGTGTGGGTAAATCTAGTCTTGAGGATGCAGGCACTTACTGCTGTCCATAAAACATCATTGCTGTATGCAATTGTGAAACTGTTAGTTGATGCATACTGTTTAATTCGTATTGCATGGGGCCTTTGGTTGACATTAATGATTCTCTTGCATTCTTTGGGACTGTAAAATGTTGAGTTTTGTGATCCACACATTAGAGACGGGACAAATAGGATGACAGAACTAGCAGACCTATTAAGTGTGTTTTCCTCCCCCCTCTGCAAGTGCCATAGTCTGGTATAAAAGCCTTGATGGGCAGCAGAGGAAGTTCTAATTTCTCTGCTGTTGTTGGCTTGTTGCTAAGGTTCAGAATACTGGTCGAATTACTTGCTTCTTCCCCATTTATTATgaagacaatgatgatgattttgttgctgatgatgacgacgatgatgatgaacatgatgatgatgacgatgacaatgacaatgacgatgacgacgatgatgatgatgatgatgatgatgacaacgacgacgacgacgataTTGATGATGATTGTGTGGATGTTGTACCCAGTTGAAACATCAGAGAAGGCACTTGCTGTATAGGATATCATATCCCAAGGAGCTGATGTTTCAGATCTTATCATTGCAAAGTCTCAGATCAAGTCCAAATTCTGTTGAAGAGGATAGTGAGCCAAGCAGGGAATTGCTAGACCTTGTAATGTCATTTAATAGCAACCGTGACAGCTCCTCAGATGATAATGATGACACTGAAGATTCCTCCAATGATGCCGGCAATGGAGACTGTAGTTAACTGATGTTTTGGGTTTAATTATTGGTGGAAGAACGATGGATATTGTACATAATCCCGGGAAGGGAAAGGAATAAATTCAATCTTTAGTACTTGGCTGTGAGCTCTGTTATAATTTTATagttatttgtttattatcacattttcccccctttttcttggatgaatacATTCCAATTTCTTTCAAGAAAGTTACAGTCCGAATTTGGGCTATTGGTTATGTATATAAAATTTGGGATGTTAGAACTAGAATCCATAATTTCTCTCCCACGCCCAAGCGCCCCATCTCCACCCTCGCCCAAGAAAACCCTCTTTTCCCCAATCCTTTTCACTTCCAAATGGGGTTCTCGAGCTTAACCCTCTGAAGGTCTAAGATCATCTGTATGGGTCTTCTGTCGATGAAGTGTTTGGGTTTACAAGCTGGATTTCTGGCATACTCACGTCTAGGGTCACCTATGAGATTCTTTTGTAAAGTGAAGAGATGGAAGGAGCCCTTCAGGGACTCGTATGAGTACAGTCGTTTGTTACAACGTTATGGAGGGACCAAAGGCCTTAAAGCTATACACGCTCAGATAGTCACTGGTGGTTACGAGCAGAACCCCTTTCTGGCGGCAAAGCTCGTGAGTCAGTATGCAGAGCTTGGTGAGTTGAGTATGGATGATGCAAGGAAAGTGTTTGATCAAGTGTCTGAAAGAGATATTCTTCTGTGGAATGTGGTCATCCAGGGCTATGCCCATTCAGGCCCGTTTGTGGAAGCTGTGAATATGTATGGTCAGATGCGTAGGAGAGGAATATATACAAATCGATACACATTTCCTTTTGTGCTTAAGGCTTGTGCTGCATTAGGAGATGGAAAGAAGGGTGGGGTTATCCATGGTCATGTTGTCAAGGTTGGTTTGGAGTCGGATTTGTTTGTGGGAAATGCGTTAGTTGCATTTTATGCCAAGTGCAAAGAAATCGAAAAGTCTCGGAGAGtttttgatgagattcagaATAGGGATCTTGTGAGTTGGAATTCTATGATTTCTGGTTTTATGCAGAATGGAACTGCCAACGAAGCTCTAGTCATTCTCCACCAATTGTTGCAGGATGATACGGTTGGCATGCCTGATCACGCTACTCTTGTTAGTGCACTCCCAGCTTGTGCCCAAGCAGCTTCTATCCAAGGAGGAATTTGGATTCATTCTTAC is drawn from Macadamia integrifolia cultivar HAES 741 chromosome 7, SCU_Mint_v3, whole genome shotgun sequence and contains these coding sequences:
- the LOC122084399 gene encoding DDB1- and CUL4-associated factor 8-like isoform X1 — encoded protein: MSDILDYFSAFTDSPKAQKGRVTVSRFRHLLLFKRSIAINQSINHPTTLRIRSLVRYREKMSMLGKRARITSEKEVLRLYQREVGELSPRAFTHTAGASENLVLQLDLYKKLGKHRGCVNTVSFNAVGDILVSGSDDRMIKLWDWEAGLVKLSFHSGHTNNVFQAKIMPFTDDRNIVSCAADGQVRHSKILEDGKVETVMVGKHQGSAHKLSIEPGSPHIFYTCGEDGLVQHFDLRTGIATKLFACKSFRDKSRYGIVRLNTITIDPRNPNFFAVGGSDEYARLYDIRRYKWDGCTDFGQPVNSFCPSHLIGDMEAEITGLSFSYQSELLVSYKDEQIYLFTRDMGLGPNPIESSLSSSSGDCEATRTESDPVSISSASTQYSDKRSMPQVYTGHMNGETVKGVGFFGPKCEYVVSGSDCGRIFIWNKKGGQVMRAMEADKHVVNCIDPHPHATFLASSGIENDVKIWIPKASEKASLPVNLEQLKHQRRHLLYRISYPKELMFQILSLQSLRSSPNSVEEDSEPSRELLDLVMSFNSNRDSSSDDNDDTEDSSNDAGNGDCS
- the LOC122084399 gene encoding DDB1- and CUL4-associated factor 8-like isoform X2 — encoded protein: MSDILDYFSAFTDSPKAQKGRVTVSRFRHLLLFKRSIAINQSINHPTTLRIRSLVRYREKMSMLGKRARITSEKEVLRLYQREVGELSPRAFTHTAGASENLVLQLDLYKKLGKHRGCVNTVSFNAVGDILVSGSDDRMIKLWDWEAGLVKLSFHSGHTNNVFQAKIMPFTDDRNIVSCAADGQVRHSKILEDGKVETVMVGKHQGSAHKLSIEPGSPHIFYTCGEDGLVQHFDLRTGIATKLFACKSFRDKSRYGIVRLNTITIDPRNPNFFAVGGSDEYARLYDIRRYKWDGCTDFGQPVNSFCPSHLIGDMEAEITGLSFSYQSELLVSYKDEQIYLFTRDMGLGPNPIESSLSSSSGDCEATRTESDPVSISSASTQYSDKRSMPQVYTGHMNGETVKGVGFFGPKCEYVVSGSDCGRIFIWNKKGGQVMRAMEADKHVVNCIDPHPHATFLASSGIENDVKIWIPKASEKASLPVNLEQVQNTGRITCFFPIYYEDNDDDFVADDDDDDDEHDDDDDDNDNDDDDDDDDDDDDDNDDDDDIDDDCVDVVPS
- the LOC122084399 gene encoding DDB1- and CUL4-associated factor 8-like isoform X3, producing the protein MSDILDYFSAFTDSPKAQKGRVTVSRFRHLLLFKRSIAINQSINHPTTLRIRSLVRYREKMSMLGKRARITSEKEVLRLYQREVGELSPRAFTHTAGASENLVLQLDLYKKLGKHRGCVNTVSFNAVGDILVSGSDDRMIKLWDWEAGLVKLSFHSGHTNNVFQAKIMPFTDDRNIVSCAADGQVRHSKILEDGKVETVMVGKHQGSAHKLSIEPGSPHIFYTCGEDGLVQHFDLRTGIATKLFACKSFRDKSRYGIVRLNTITIDPRNPNFFAVGGSDEYARLYDIRRYKWDGCTDFGQPVNSFCPSHLIGDMEAEITGLSFSYQSELLVSYKDEQIYLFTRDMGLGPNPIESSLSSSSGDCEATRTESDPVSISSASTQYSDKRSMPQVYTGHMNGETVKGVGFFGPKCEYVVSGSDCGRIFIWNKKGGQVMRAMEADKHVVNCIDPHPHATFLASSGIENDVKIWIPKASEKASLPVNLEQNTGRITCFFPIYYEDNDDDFVADDDDDDDEHDDDDDDNDNDDDDDDDDDDDDDNDDDDDIDDDCVDVVPS
- the LOC122084400 gene encoding pentatricopeptide repeat-containing protein At3g46790, chloroplastic-like, coding for MGLLSMKCLGLQAGFLAYSRLGSPMRFFCKVKRWKEPFRDSYEYSRLLQRYGGTKGLKAIHAQIVTGGYEQNPFLAAKLVSQYAELGELSMDDARKVFDQVSERDILLWNVVIQGYAHSGPFVEAVNMYGQMRRRGIYTNRYTFPFVLKACAALGDGKKGGVIHGHVVKVGLESDLFVGNALVAFYAKCKEIEKSRRVFDEIQNRDLVSWNSMISGFMQNGTANEALVILHQLLQDDTVGMPDHATLVSALPACAQAASIQGGIWIHSYIIKTGMNVDAALGSCLISMYANCGCLDTARELFDRLTDRNIVVWNAMIRCYGMHGHAYEAIDMFSRMVEAGVKPDAISFVSVLSACSHVGLVDEAWKLFYKMGDYAVEKNDEHYACMVDLLGRAGYLDEAVKFIENMPVEAGKDVYGALLGACRIHNNIELGEEVAERLFILDPDNAGRYIILAKMYEDAGRWEDAARLRKVMRLKKIKKPLGCSDIELDNVIHSFGVEDESHPMTSQIFDTLERLERMIEEDKAIG